One Atribacterota bacterium genomic region harbors:
- a CDS encoding pitrilysin family protein, whose product MIYRKTRSPLVAINFWVRVGVRDEKPEKNGLSHFFEHMVFKGTTNFPGNLLSRRVQALGGNLNAGTSLDTTDFYLVVPVEYWEEAFTLGVELLFRPLFDPKDVEREKMVVIQEIHLDEDDPEERLTHLLHQRVFGGTPYGMPILGKEETVKSLTREDLLEHQRRFYYLANVTCVVSGNLEERELFSFGEEVVGHLPFSWEFDLSFFPPFPVPIRQIVECRMDVCRNYGAIGFLCGGIKSDDFNVLRLLSVILGDGAGSRLNISLREKQGLVDTVHTAYSYYEKGGIFTVFYTFSQGDREKIEEAIQQELERLFREPPTEEELERAKNLLKSSFFNAVETTLGSAELLGRFDVIDNVDHPLKFLLHLERLERVHLLEVARKYFDMERATSILIGPGE is encoded by the coding sequence ATGATTTATCGGAAGACACGTTCACCGCTTGTGGCGATCAATTTCTGGGTTCGGGTAGGGGTGCGGGATGAGAAACCAGAGAAAAATGGTCTTTCCCACTTCTTTGAGCATATGGTTTTCAAAGGAACGACGAATTTTCCTGGCAATCTCCTCTCTCGCCGGGTTCAAGCTCTGGGAGGAAATCTGAACGCTGGGACTTCTCTCGATACCACGGATTTTTACCTGGTGGTTCCTGTGGAATACTGGGAAGAAGCCTTTACTCTGGGAGTCGAGCTTCTTTTTCGACCGCTTTTCGATCCCAAAGATGTTGAACGGGAGAAGATGGTGGTGATTCAGGAAATTCACCTGGATGAAGACGACCCGGAAGAGCGGTTAACTCACCTTCTCCACCAGCGGGTTTTTGGGGGTACCCCTTACGGAATGCCGATTCTGGGAAAGGAAGAGACGGTGAAAAGCCTTACCCGGGAGGACCTTCTTGAGCACCAGAGGCGCTTCTACTACCTTGCAAATGTAACCTGTGTGGTGAGTGGTAACCTGGAAGAGAGGGAGCTTTTCTCTTTTGGGGAAGAAGTGGTGGGTCATTTGCCATTTTCTTGGGAATTTGACCTGTCGTTCTTTCCTCCTTTTCCTGTTCCCATCCGCCAGATTGTGGAATGTCGAATGGATGTTTGCCGGAACTACGGAGCCATTGGATTCCTCTGTGGAGGCATCAAGAGCGACGATTTTAACGTCCTGAGACTTCTTTCGGTCATACTTGGTGACGGTGCTGGTTCCAGATTAAACATTTCTCTGCGAGAAAAACAGGGCCTTGTGGATACCGTTCATACAGCATACTCTTACTATGAAAAAGGGGGGATATTCACGGTATTTTACACTTTTTCGCAAGGGGATCGAGAAAAGATTGAGGAAGCGATTCAGCAGGAGCTGGAACGTTTGTTTCGGGAGCCACCCACTGAAGAAGAGTTGGAACGAGCTAAAAACCTTTTGAAAAGTAGCTTTTTTAATGCCGTTGAAACCACTCTGGGGAGTGCCGAGCTTCTGGGGCGGTTTGACGTGATTGATAATGTAGACCATCCTCTTAAGTTCCTTTTGCATTTAGAGCGTCTGGAGCGGGTGCATCTTCTCGAAGTGGCCAGAAAATACTTTGACATGGAGCGGGCTACTTCTATTCTCATTGGTCCGGGTGAATAG